One genomic window of Vicia villosa cultivar HV-30 ecotype Madison, WI unplaced genomic scaffold, Vvil1.0 ctg.000227F_1_1, whole genome shotgun sequence includes the following:
- the LOC131625589 gene encoding small ribosomal subunit protein uS3c-like, with protein MGQKIHPLGFRLGTTQSHDSIWFAQPRIYSENLKEDKIIRDCIKNYIQKTIRLSPGVDFEGIGRIKIKKTIDWIHVIIYIGLPNLGIEEKSLIEDKIEELKTNVQKKINCVNREIKIGITRIPNVYRDPNILAEFIAGQLKNRISFRKAMKQAIELAEEADTKGVQIQIAGRIDGKEIARVEWIREGRVPL; from the coding sequence ATGGGACAAAAAATACATCCGCTTGGTTTCAGACTTGGTACAACTCAAAGTCATGATTCTATTTGGTTTGCACAACCAAGAATTTATTCCGAGAATCTAAAAGAAGATAAAATAATACGAGATTGTATCAAGAATTATATACAAAAAACGATAAGACTATCCCCCGGTGTTGATTTCGAGGGAATTGGACGaataaagattaaaaaaacaATCGATTGGATTCACGTAATAATCTATATCGGACTTCCAAACTTAGGAATAGAGGAGAAGTCTTTAATAGAGGATAAAATTGAAGAATTAAAAACAAAtgtgcaaaaaaaaattaattgtgtgAACCGAGAAATCAAAATAGGAATTACAAGAATTCCAAATGTTTATAGAGACCCTAATATTCTTGCAGAATTTATAGCCGGACAATTAAAGAATAGAATTTCGTTTCGTAAAGCAATGAAACAAGCTATTGAATTAGCTGAAGAGGCAGATACAAAAGGAGTTCAAATACAAATTGCGGGACGTATCGACGGAAAAGAAATTGCACGTGTCGAATGGATCAGAGAAGGTAGGGTTCCTCTATAA
- the LOC131625591 gene encoding large ribosomal subunit protein uL2c has translation MAIHLSKTATSPSTRNGAVNSQVKSNSRNCLISGQHHCGKGRNARGIITAGHRGGGHKRLYRKIDFRRNEKDIYGRIVTIEYDPNRKAHICLIHYGDGEKRYILHPRGARIGDTVVYGTEVPIKMGNALPLKSTSTDMPLGTAIHNIEITLGKGGQLARAAGAVAKLIAKEGKSATLKLPSGEVRLISKNCSATVGQVGNVGVNQKSLGRAGAKRWRGRRPVVRGVVMNPVDHPHGGGEGRAPIGRKKPSTPWGYPALGRRTRKRNKYSDNLILRRRSK, from the exons ATGGCGATCCATTTATCCAAAACTGCTACTAGCCCGAGCACACGCAATGGAGCCGTAAACAGTCAAGTGAAATCCAATTCACGAAACTGTTTGATTTCTGGACAGCATCATTGTGGTAAAGGGCGTAATGCCAGAGGAATAATTACCGCAGGGCATAGAGGGGGAGGTCATAAGCGTCTATACCGTAAAATTGATTTTCGACGCAATGAAAAAGACATCTATGGTAGAATCGTAACTATAGAATACGACCCTAATCGAAAAGCACACATTTGTCTCATACACTATGGGGATGGTGAGAAAAGATATATTTTACACCCCAGAGGGGCTAGAATTGGAGATACCGTTGTTTATGGTACAGAAGTTCCTATAAAAATGGGAAATGCCCTACCTTTGA AATCTACTTCAACCGATATGCCCTTAGGCACGGCCATACATAACATAGAAATAACACTTGGAAAGGGTGGACAATTAGCTAGAGCAGCGGGTGCTGTAGCGAAACTTATTGCAAAAGAGGGTAAATCAGCAACATTAAAATTACCTTCTGGAGAGGTCCGTTTGATATCAAAAAACTGCTCAGCAACAGTCGGACAAGTGGGGAATGTTGGGGTAAACCAGAAAAGTTTGGGCAGAGCCGGAGCTAAACGTTGGCGAGGCAGGCGGCCTGTAGTAAGAGGGGTAGTTATGAACCCTGTAGATCATCCACATGGGGGTGGTGAAGGGAGGGCCCCAATTGGTAGAAAAAAACCCTCAACTCCTTGGGGTTATCCTGCACTTGGAAGAAGAACTAGAAAAAGGAATAAATATAGTGATAATTTGATTCTTCGTCGCCGTAGTAAATAG